In Phyllopteryx taeniolatus isolate TA_2022b chromosome 13, UOR_Ptae_1.2, whole genome shotgun sequence, the following are encoded in one genomic region:
- the LOC133487468 gene encoding transcription factor Sp3-like isoform X1 — MASADVDSSQSDFLQETQTTDMSAIQLSGPDRWEVLTPVSAAKDDLNGGIVTSNGQYVLPLSGLHNQPIYVTAPGGEAAANGVSGIQYQVIPQIQNADGTLTSFQTQGLDDGTGQIQLLQDNSHGGIGISCATAATTDLLTQAGQVQSIQGLPLAGGSAYPVGLPGNITFVPINSVDLESLGLTAAQTVPIATGVTAEGTLIMSGQTLESAGQDGKLTVGGDGNQELYVPTSEAPSQLPATIDGTGVLTQATAVSAGVSDPSSSSENFNSHLQQIQVSSSSGATLSQPILHLSGDGQAQVAAGQDLNAAAAGQTLQSVQLVNPGTFLIQAQTVSPTGQIQWQTFQVQGVQSLQGLQLPQGQGQQLTLAPVQTLPQVTLPNLQTVTVNSLTQSGVQFTQQSDETNSPAGIHIKEEPESEEWHLGGDSTLNPSDLNNLRVQMAADDDVDGASGEGKRLRRVACTCPNCKESGGRGSGLGKKKLHICHIVGCGKVYGKTSHLRAHLRWHSGERPFVCNWMYCGKRFTRSDELQRHRRTHTGEKKFVCGECAKRFMRSDHLAKHIKTHQNKKAGAPASSSSPLPTDTLITADGTTLILQSAAAHNLVANQEIPLQLVTVAPGEAIE; from the exons ATGGCGTCCGCGGACGTGGACAGCAGTCAAAGCGACTTTCTGCAGGAAACGCAG ACGACAGACATGTCTGCCATTCAGCTGTCGGGACCAGACCGCTGGGAGGTGTTAACGCCCGTCTCGGCCGCCAAGGATGATCTCAATGGCGGAATCGTCACGTCCAACGGGCAGTACGTGCTTCCCCTCAGTGGTCTCCACAACCAACCCATCTATGTCACGGCGCCTGGGGGCGAGGCGGCGGCCAATGGCGTGTCGGGCATTCAGTATCAG GTCATCCCTCAGATCCAAAACGCAGACGGGACACTGACAAGCTTCCAGACGCAAGGCTTGGATGACGGCACGGGGCAGATCCAGCTCCTCCAAGACAACAGTCATGGCGGCATCGGAATCAGCTGCGCTACGGCGGCCACCACGGACCTCTTGACGCAGGCGGGGCAAGTGCAGTCCATCCAGGGCCTCCCGCTGGCCGGGGGCTCGGCGTACCCCGTGGGGTTGCCCGGCAACATCACCTTCGTGCCCATCAACAGCGTTGACCTGGAGTCACTGGGCCTGACGGCGGCACAGACGGTACCCATTGCCACGGGCGTGACGGCGGAGGGCACGCTGATCATGAGCGGCCAGACCCTTGAGAGCGCCGGGCAGGATGGCAAACTGACGGTGGGGGGCGACGGCAACCAGGAGCTCTACGTCCCCACCTCCGAGGCCCCCTCGCAGCTCCCCGCCACCATCGACGGGACGGGTGTGCTGACCCAGGCCACAGCCGTGTCCGCCGGCGTGTCGGACCCCTCGTCCTCTTCAGAGAACTTTAATTCCCACCTGCAGCAGATCCAG GTGTCGTCCTCCAGCGGCGCCACCCTCTCGCAGCCCATCCTGCACCTGTCGGGCGACGGTCAAGCCCAGGTGGCAGCGGGCCAGGACTTGAACGCGGCGGCGGCTGGTCAGACCCTTCAGAGCGTCCAGTTGGTCAACCCGGGGACTTTCCTCATCCAGGCCCAGACGGTCAGCCCCACCGGGCAGATCCAATGGCAGACGTTCCAG GTTCAGGGTGTTCAGTCGCTTCAGGGGCTCCAACTGCCTCAGGGGCAGGGCCAGCAGCTGACCTTGGCCCCAGTGCAGACCCTCCCGCAGGTCACCCTGCCCAACCTCCAGACTGTGACCGTCAACTCGTTGACGCAAAGCGGGGTGCAGTTCACGCAGCAGAGCGACGAGACCAACAGCCCGGCTG GCATCCACATCAAGGAGGAGCCCGAATCTGAGGAGTGGCACCTGGGCGGCGACTCCACGCTCAACCCCAGCGACTTGAACAACCTGCGCGTGCAGATGGCCGCCGACGACGACGTGGACGGCGCCAGCGGCGAGGGCAAGAGGCTGCGGAGGGTGGCCTGCACCTGCCCCAACTGTAAAGAGTCTGGAGGAAG agGTTCCGGGCTGGGCAAGAAGAAGCTGCACATCTGCCATATCGTCGGTTGCGGCAAAGTCTACGGCAAGACGTCTCACCTGCGCGCCCACCTGCGCTGGCACAGCGGCGAGCGGCCGTTCGTGTGCAACTGGATGTACTGCGGCAAGAGGTTCACCAGGAGCGACGAGCTGCAGAGACACAGGAGGACGCACACAG GCGAGAAGAAGTTTGTGTGCGGCGAATGCGCCAAGCGCTTCATGCGGAGCGACCACCTGGCCAAGCACATAAAGACTCACCAGAACAAAAAGGCCGGCGCCCCCGCCTCGTCGTCGTCGCCCTTGCCCACCGACACCCTCATCACAGCTGACGGCACCACTCTCATCCTGCAGTCGGCCGCCGCCCACAACCTGGTAGCCAATCAGGAGATTCCGCTGCAACTGGTCACTGTGGCACCCGGCGAGGCGATTGAATGA
- the LOC133487468 gene encoding transcription factor Sp3-like isoform X2, protein MASADVDSSQSDFLQETQTTDMSAIQLSGPDRWEVLTPVSAAKDDLNGGIVTSNGQYVLPLSGLHNQPIYVTAPGGEAAANGVSGIQYQIQNADGTLTSFQTQGLDDGTGQIQLLQDNSHGGIGISCATAATTDLLTQAGQVQSIQGLPLAGGSAYPVGLPGNITFVPINSVDLESLGLTAAQTVPIATGVTAEGTLIMSGQTLESAGQDGKLTVGGDGNQELYVPTSEAPSQLPATIDGTGVLTQATAVSAGVSDPSSSSENFNSHLQQIQVSSSSGATLSQPILHLSGDGQAQVAAGQDLNAAAAGQTLQSVQLVNPGTFLIQAQTVSPTGQIQWQTFQVQGVQSLQGLQLPQGQGQQLTLAPVQTLPQVTLPNLQTVTVNSLTQSGVQFTQQSDETNSPAGIHIKEEPESEEWHLGGDSTLNPSDLNNLRVQMAADDDVDGASGEGKRLRRVACTCPNCKESGGRGSGLGKKKLHICHIVGCGKVYGKTSHLRAHLRWHSGERPFVCNWMYCGKRFTRSDELQRHRRTHTGEKKFVCGECAKRFMRSDHLAKHIKTHQNKKAGAPASSSSPLPTDTLITADGTTLILQSAAAHNLVANQEIPLQLVTVAPGEAIE, encoded by the exons ATGGCGTCCGCGGACGTGGACAGCAGTCAAAGCGACTTTCTGCAGGAAACGCAG ACGACAGACATGTCTGCCATTCAGCTGTCGGGACCAGACCGCTGGGAGGTGTTAACGCCCGTCTCGGCCGCCAAGGATGATCTCAATGGCGGAATCGTCACGTCCAACGGGCAGTACGTGCTTCCCCTCAGTGGTCTCCACAACCAACCCATCTATGTCACGGCGCCTGGGGGCGAGGCGGCGGCCAATGGCGTGTCGGGCATTCAGTATCAG ATCCAAAACGCAGACGGGACACTGACAAGCTTCCAGACGCAAGGCTTGGATGACGGCACGGGGCAGATCCAGCTCCTCCAAGACAACAGTCATGGCGGCATCGGAATCAGCTGCGCTACGGCGGCCACCACGGACCTCTTGACGCAGGCGGGGCAAGTGCAGTCCATCCAGGGCCTCCCGCTGGCCGGGGGCTCGGCGTACCCCGTGGGGTTGCCCGGCAACATCACCTTCGTGCCCATCAACAGCGTTGACCTGGAGTCACTGGGCCTGACGGCGGCACAGACGGTACCCATTGCCACGGGCGTGACGGCGGAGGGCACGCTGATCATGAGCGGCCAGACCCTTGAGAGCGCCGGGCAGGATGGCAAACTGACGGTGGGGGGCGACGGCAACCAGGAGCTCTACGTCCCCACCTCCGAGGCCCCCTCGCAGCTCCCCGCCACCATCGACGGGACGGGTGTGCTGACCCAGGCCACAGCCGTGTCCGCCGGCGTGTCGGACCCCTCGTCCTCTTCAGAGAACTTTAATTCCCACCTGCAGCAGATCCAG GTGTCGTCCTCCAGCGGCGCCACCCTCTCGCAGCCCATCCTGCACCTGTCGGGCGACGGTCAAGCCCAGGTGGCAGCGGGCCAGGACTTGAACGCGGCGGCGGCTGGTCAGACCCTTCAGAGCGTCCAGTTGGTCAACCCGGGGACTTTCCTCATCCAGGCCCAGACGGTCAGCCCCACCGGGCAGATCCAATGGCAGACGTTCCAG GTTCAGGGTGTTCAGTCGCTTCAGGGGCTCCAACTGCCTCAGGGGCAGGGCCAGCAGCTGACCTTGGCCCCAGTGCAGACCCTCCCGCAGGTCACCCTGCCCAACCTCCAGACTGTGACCGTCAACTCGTTGACGCAAAGCGGGGTGCAGTTCACGCAGCAGAGCGACGAGACCAACAGCCCGGCTG GCATCCACATCAAGGAGGAGCCCGAATCTGAGGAGTGGCACCTGGGCGGCGACTCCACGCTCAACCCCAGCGACTTGAACAACCTGCGCGTGCAGATGGCCGCCGACGACGACGTGGACGGCGCCAGCGGCGAGGGCAAGAGGCTGCGGAGGGTGGCCTGCACCTGCCCCAACTGTAAAGAGTCTGGAGGAAG agGTTCCGGGCTGGGCAAGAAGAAGCTGCACATCTGCCATATCGTCGGTTGCGGCAAAGTCTACGGCAAGACGTCTCACCTGCGCGCCCACCTGCGCTGGCACAGCGGCGAGCGGCCGTTCGTGTGCAACTGGATGTACTGCGGCAAGAGGTTCACCAGGAGCGACGAGCTGCAGAGACACAGGAGGACGCACACAG GCGAGAAGAAGTTTGTGTGCGGCGAATGCGCCAAGCGCTTCATGCGGAGCGACCACCTGGCCAAGCACATAAAGACTCACCAGAACAAAAAGGCCGGCGCCCCCGCCTCGTCGTCGTCGCCCTTGCCCACCGACACCCTCATCACAGCTGACGGCACCACTCTCATCCTGCAGTCGGCCGCCGCCCACAACCTGGTAGCCAATCAGGAGATTCCGCTGCAACTGGTCACTGTGGCACCCGGCGAGGCGATTGAATGA